A DNA window from Deinococcus malanensis contains the following coding sequences:
- a CDS encoding saccharopine dehydrogenase family protein yields MSKVIIIGAGGVANVVAKKCAQNDTVFSEVLIATRTVSKADKIVAEIAQHMPSSKTVFSTATVDADNVPELVELIRGFGPVMVINVALPYQDLTIMDACLETGVHYLDTANYEPKEVAKFEYSWQWAYQDRFREKGLMALLGCGFDPGATQAFTAYHAKHHFQEIHYLDIVDCNNGSHGKAFATNFNPEINIREITANGRYWENGQWVETQPLEISQDIYYPKVATRKSFVLYHEELESLVKHFPTIKRARFWMTFGEAYIKHLNVLEGIGMTSIEPIDFRGQKIAPIEFLKAVLPAPESLAENYTGQTCIGVQAKGIGKDGQPRVHFVYNVKDHAECYREVQAQGVSYTTGVPAMIGAMLMLQGVWMQPGVWNIEQLDPDPFVEAMNTWGLPVDELAGIELVKD; encoded by the coding sequence ATGAGCAAGGTCATCATTATCGGAGCGGGCGGCGTGGCCAACGTCGTGGCCAAGAAGTGCGCCCAGAACGACACGGTGTTCAGCGAGGTGCTGATCGCCACCCGTACGGTCAGCAAGGCCGACAAGATCGTCGCGGAAATCGCGCAGCATATGCCCAGCAGCAAAACGGTCTTCAGCACCGCCACCGTGGACGCCGACAACGTACCGGAACTGGTCGAGCTGATTCGCGGCTTCGGGCCGGTCATGGTCATCAACGTGGCTCTCCCCTACCAGGACCTGACCATCATGGACGCCTGCCTGGAAACCGGCGTGCACTACCTGGACACCGCCAACTACGAGCCCAAGGAAGTGGCCAAGTTCGAGTACTCCTGGCAGTGGGCCTATCAGGACCGCTTCCGGGAAAAGGGCCTGATGGCGCTGCTGGGCTGCGGTTTCGACCCGGGCGCCACGCAGGCGTTCACTGCCTACCACGCCAAGCATCACTTCCAGGAAATCCATTACCTGGACATCGTGGACTGCAACAACGGCAGCCACGGCAAGGCGTTTGCGACCAACTTCAACCCCGAAATCAACATCCGCGAGATCACCGCCAATGGCCGCTACTGGGAAAACGGGCAGTGGGTCGAGACCCAGCCGCTTGAAATCTCCCAGGACATCTACTACCCCAAGGTCGCCACGCGCAAAAGCTTTGTCCTGTACCACGAGGAACTCGAATCGCTGGTCAAGCACTTTCCGACCATCAAGCGCGCCCGGTTCTGGATGACCTTCGGTGAGGCGTACATCAAGCACCTCAACGTGCTTGAGGGCATCGGCATGACGTCCATCGAGCCTATTGACTTCCGTGGGCAGAAGATTGCGCCCATCGAGTTCCTCAAGGCCGTGCTGCCGGCCCCCGAGTCGCTGGCCGAGAACTACACCGGGCAGACCTGCATCGGCGTGCAGGCCAAGGGCATCGGCAAGGACGGTCAGCCCAGGGTGCACTTCGTCTACAACGTGAAAGACCACGCCGAGTGCTACCGCGAGGTGCAGGCACAGGGCGTGAGCTACACCACCGGCGTGCCCGCCATGATCGGCGCCATGCTGATGCTGCAGGGAGTGTGGATGCAACCCGGGGTGTGGAACATCGAGCAGCTTGACCCCGATCCATTCGTTGAGGCCATGAACACCTGGGGCCTGCCGGTGGACGAACTGGCCGGCATCGAGCTCGTCAAGGACTGA
- a CDS encoding ABC transporter ATP-binding protein yields MIEVSRYTKRYGRHEAVSNLSFSVPPGMVFGLLGSNGAGKTTTIRALVGLTRPTEGTVRVQGYDVWKEPVKAKAAFGYIPDRPYLYGKLSARELLRFVAQLYRVSGSEPEIDRWLSFFRLTDFGNELLETYSHGMRQKVAIIAALLPDPPVLIVDEPMVGLDPHAARQVRELLRGHADRGRTVLLTTHSLPVAEAVCDRLVVLDRGRVLGQGTLDELRAYTGTEAGGVHGDSLERIFFRLIEEEQAEEARRAGVVSG; encoded by the coding sequence ATGATCGAGGTCAGCAGGTACACCAAGCGCTACGGACGGCACGAGGCGGTCAGCAACCTGAGTTTCAGCGTGCCGCCCGGTATGGTGTTTGGCCTGCTGGGCAGCAACGGGGCCGGGAAGACCACCACCATCCGCGCCCTGGTGGGGCTGACCCGCCCAACCGAGGGCACCGTGCGGGTGCAGGGGTACGACGTCTGGAAGGAGCCGGTGAAGGCCAAGGCGGCTTTCGGCTACATTCCCGACCGGCCCTACCTGTACGGCAAGCTGAGTGCTCGCGAGCTGCTGCGCTTTGTCGCGCAGCTCTACCGCGTGTCCGGCTCTGAGCCGGAAATTGACCGCTGGCTCTCCTTTTTCCGGCTGACCGACTTCGGCAACGAACTGCTGGAAACGTATTCGCATGGTATGCGGCAGAAGGTCGCCATCATCGCGGCCCTGCTGCCCGATCCACCGGTCCTGATCGTGGACGAGCCGATGGTGGGCCTGGACCCGCACGCGGCCCGGCAGGTGCGTGAGCTGCTGCGCGGGCACGCGGACAGGGGACGCACGGTGCTGCTCACCACTCACAGCCTGCCGGTGGCAGAGGCGGTCTGTGACCGTCTGGTGGTCCTGGACCGGGGCCGGGTGCTGGGCCAGGGCACCCTGGACGAACTGCGCGCGTACACCGGCACCGAGGCCGGTGGCGTCCACGGCGACAGCCTGGAACGGATCTTCTTCCGCCTGATTGAGGAGGAGCAGGCCGAAGAAGCCCGCCGCGCCGGAGTCGTCAGCGGATGA
- a CDS encoding DUF402 domain-containing protein — translation MATMAEPAVLQSVHAHPVKVERHDVLAMSHHTNTGVRSVHTYRETPHGLFVGRHFTGHPRIRHWQAHLLPELNMVVCHYDFHGPREHDYYLDVARITRQDQVWTVEDLYLDLIVHDGLRAEIVDTDELLAARVAGYLSEGDMQQAVAVAHQALSGLARANYSLKDWLASHGVGLEWVAAGVDGQSEVKPHPSASNPIFGHDYYTCPDTAESCPP, via the coding sequence ATGGCGACTATGGCAGAACCGGCGGTGCTTCAATCTGTCCACGCCCACCCCGTCAAGGTGGAGCGCCACGACGTGCTGGCCATGTCTCATCACACAAACACCGGGGTGCGTTCAGTACACACCTACCGGGAAACGCCACACGGTCTGTTTGTCGGCCGGCACTTTACCGGTCACCCGCGCATCCGTCACTGGCAGGCCCATCTGCTGCCTGAACTGAACATGGTGGTCTGCCACTATGACTTTCATGGGCCGCGCGAGCATGACTACTACCTGGATGTGGCTCGCATTACCCGTCAGGATCAGGTCTGGACCGTGGAGGATCTGTACCTGGACCTGATCGTGCACGATGGTCTGAGGGCCGAAATCGTTGATACAGATGAGCTGCTGGCGGCGCGGGTCGCTGGCTATCTCAGTGAGGGGGATATGCAGCAGGCCGTGGCCGTGGCGCATCAGGCGTTGTCTGGGCTGGCCCGCGCGAACTATTCGCTGAAAGACTGGCTGGCCTCGCACGGTGTGGGTCTCGAGTGGGTTGCTGCCGGGGTGGACGGGCAATCTGAAGTGAAGCCGCACCCCTCTGCGTCAAATCCTATCTTTGGCCATGACTACTACACCTGCCCAGACACGGCTGAAAGCTGCCCTCCCTGA
- a CDS encoding U32 family peptidase yields MSRVRRKPEVMSPVGGEAQLRAAVEAGADAVFFGVNAPKGDVRGFHARAKVGFEAEALPDIMRGLHERGVMGFVTFNVLVFDRELRQAERQLMHLAESGVDAIIVQDHGVARLAHEICPDLPIHGSTQMSITSAEGAELAGRFGASRVVLGRELSLRDIERIARSTDMELETFVHGALCVSYSGQCFSSEAWGGRSANRGQCAQACRLPYDLLVDGQERDLGDARYLLSPGDLYALHQVPELVRIGVDCLKIEGRYKDAEFVALTTAAYRKAVDEAWAGLPLSVTPQEEQDLEQVYSRGLGPHFMAGTNHQTVVRGRAPRHRGVQVGTVRGVTERGVLVELTQSVKPGDGLVFDPANWRTPEGREEGGFLYGLWQGGRQVEDVPAGAVAELRFGRGAVDGRRVRDGDLVWRTQDPTLAARVRPLLETADPLHTRAVNAHFTGHVGEVPALTLTDEQGRSVTVVGDAPLSEARNRALDEASLREQLGKLGGTPYHLAALTTDLRGAGFLPVSVLNALRRAASEQLTALRAQAPERRIASRLDEVLKTVAGVKPSPVQTPAHLHVLVRTPEQLDAALEERPDSITLDYLELYGLKPSVERVKAAGIPVRVASPRILKPTEQNLQKFLLSLDAPILVRSGGLLEGLQGVTGSEGSVPELTGDFSLNAANMLTARALLDLGLSRITPTHDLNAQQITELAGLVGPQVLEVIAYQHLPVFHTEHCVFSRFMSEGTDYTNCGHPCESHRVALRDERGVAHPVMADVGCRNTVFEGRPQVAASHLQDWLDAGLRDFRLEFVHETPTQVREVTSLHRRFLNGDLSRTALAERLSALSDQGTTEGSLFVPNDFAMLDALPILS; encoded by the coding sequence ATGTCGCGCGTGCGTAGAAAACCTGAAGTCATGAGCCCGGTAGGCGGTGAGGCCCAGTTGCGTGCCGCCGTGGAGGCTGGCGCCGACGCGGTCTTTTTTGGCGTGAACGCCCCCAAGGGCGACGTACGGGGATTTCACGCACGCGCCAAGGTCGGCTTTGAGGCGGAAGCGCTGCCCGACATCATGCGTGGCCTGCACGAGCGTGGCGTCATGGGCTTCGTCACCTTCAACGTGCTGGTCTTCGACCGTGAACTGCGGCAGGCCGAGCGCCAGCTGATGCACTTGGCCGAATCCGGCGTGGACGCGATTATCGTGCAGGATCACGGGGTGGCCCGGCTGGCGCACGAAATCTGCCCCGACCTGCCTATCCACGGCTCGACCCAGATGAGCATCACGTCCGCCGAGGGCGCAGAGCTGGCCGGACGCTTCGGGGCCAGCCGGGTGGTCCTGGGCCGCGAACTCTCGCTGCGCGACATTGAGCGGATTGCGCGTTCTACCGACATGGAACTGGAGACCTTCGTGCACGGCGCGCTGTGCGTGAGCTACTCCGGACAGTGCTTCTCCAGCGAGGCCTGGGGTGGACGCAGCGCCAACCGGGGCCAGTGTGCCCAGGCCTGCCGGCTGCCCTACGACCTGCTGGTAGACGGCCAGGAGCGCGATCTGGGTGACGCCCGTTATCTGCTCTCGCCGGGTGACCTGTACGCGCTGCATCAGGTGCCGGAGCTGGTGCGTATCGGCGTCGACTGTCTGAAAATTGAGGGCCGCTACAAGGACGCCGAATTCGTTGCCCTGACCACCGCCGCGTACCGCAAGGCCGTGGACGAGGCCTGGGCCGGTCTACCGCTGAGCGTCACGCCGCAGGAAGAGCAGGACCTGGAACAGGTGTACTCGCGTGGGCTGGGCCCGCACTTCATGGCCGGCACCAACCATCAGACGGTGGTTCGTGGCCGGGCGCCCCGTCACCGTGGCGTTCAGGTGGGGACCGTACGTGGCGTGACCGAGCGTGGCGTGCTGGTCGAGCTGACTCAAAGCGTCAAACCCGGTGACGGTCTGGTGTTTGACCCGGCGAACTGGCGCACCCCCGAGGGCCGCGAAGAGGGTGGATTCCTGTACGGGTTGTGGCAGGGTGGCCGGCAGGTCGAGGACGTCCCGGCCGGTGCCGTAGCTGAGCTGCGGTTCGGCCGTGGTGCCGTTGACGGCCGCCGCGTGCGCGACGGAGATCTGGTGTGGCGCACCCAGGACCCCACGCTGGCTGCCCGCGTCAGGCCGCTGCTCGAAACGGCAGACCCCCTGCATACCCGGGCGGTAAATGCCCACTTTACCGGCCATGTCGGTGAGGTGCCGGCCCTGACCCTCACTGACGAGCAGGGCCGCAGCGTGACCGTGGTGGGCGACGCTCCTCTGTCCGAGGCCCGCAACCGTGCGCTGGACGAGGCGAGCCTGCGGGAGCAGCTGGGCAAACTGGGCGGGACGCCCTACCATCTGGCGGCCCTGACCACCGACCTGCGAGGCGCCGGTTTCCTCCCGGTCAGCGTGCTGAATGCCCTGCGGCGTGCCGCTTCGGAACAGCTGACGGCGCTGCGCGCTCAGGCCCCGGAACGCCGTATCGCGTCCCGTCTGGACGAGGTGCTGAAGACGGTGGCGGGCGTTAAGCCCAGCCCGGTCCAGACTCCGGCCCACCTGCACGTCCTGGTGCGTACGCCCGAGCAACTCGACGCGGCGCTGGAGGAGCGCCCAGATTCCATTACCCTGGACTACCTGGAGCTGTACGGCCTGAAACCCAGCGTGGAGCGCGTGAAGGCCGCCGGCATTCCGGTCCGGGTGGCCAGCCCCCGCATCCTGAAGCCGACCGAGCAGAACCTGCAGAAGTTCCTGCTGTCGCTCGACGCCCCGATCCTGGTGCGTTCGGGCGGGTTGCTGGAGGGATTGCAGGGTGTGACGGGTTCCGAGGGCTCCGTCCCCGAACTGACCGGCGACTTCAGCCTGAACGCCGCGAACATGCTGACTGCCCGAGCGCTGCTGGATCTAGGCCTGAGCCGGATCACCCCCACGCATGACCTCAACGCGCAGCAGATCACCGAACTGGCCGGGCTGGTGGGGCCCCAGGTGCTGGAGGTCATCGCCTACCAGCACCTGCCGGTCTTCCACACCGAGCACTGTGTGTTCAGCCGCTTCATGTCAGAGGGCACCGATTACACCAACTGCGGCCACCCCTGCGAGAGCCACCGCGTGGCCCTGCGTGACGAACGTGGCGTGGCCCATCCGGTGATGGCTGACGTCGGCTGCCGCAACACCGTGTTCGAGGGGCGGCCCCAGGTGGCGGCCTCGCATCTGCAGGACTGGCTGGACGCGGGTCTGCGCGACTTCCGGCTGGAATTCGTGCACGAGACTCCCACCCAGGTCCGCGAGGTGACCTCGCTGCACCGCCGCTTCCTGAACGGCGACCTCAGCCGCACTGCGCTTGCCGAGCGCCTCTCGGCCCTGTCCGACCAGGGCACCACCGAGGGCAGCCTGTTCGTGCCCAATGACTTTGCCATGCTCGACGCCCTGCCCATCCTGTCCTGA
- a CDS encoding putative ABC transporter permease subunit: MTGQSLTPASLLHLKATALGHALQGASRPGLLVLVSLGILLLWGEVYSSWRALTFLGRFGDIGTNVFARVLEIGLITLCSGVTFSATTAAIQTLYLSDDLNFLLTQPLPTWRVFALKVFETFLNTALVPVFLILPLIFTVGAFFRAPAWAYAVMALAAFLTFAAPVGLGALLAVLLMRVAPVGRVREVSTALGVLISAGLVYAIRALRPELIVQQAQDPERFEALLRSFAGPTSLLLPPAWAAQGIWQAAHGTLTWTLLPLLALTAVLLLGATMLATRAYQEGWARALDSSRPRLDPTPRRAGRLEKLFNRPGAGGSLAFKDLRVTLRDPTQWSQLLVVVALAGVYLVSVQAVPIPVPQFRGILGYVQLAFQGFIIAGVAVRLAFPAVSTEARAYWLLRTAPVSPRQIVLSKFLGVLPVTLVLGLVMGLVSARSMGLGPTLLLLSALVSVSNALVITALGVGLGAAAPRFEADNPAEIGVSPGGLAFMSLSLAYSVLCLLLLARPAATSVLRPDLYPGYTALGSPEGVLGLLALLLVTVAGTWISLRWGWKRLDALE; encoded by the coding sequence ATGACCGGGCAGTCTCTGACTCCAGCCAGCCTGCTTCACCTGAAGGCCACTGCACTGGGGCACGCCCTGCAGGGGGCCTCCAGGCCCGGTCTGCTGGTGCTGGTCAGCCTGGGAATTCTGCTGCTGTGGGGAGAGGTGTACAGCAGCTGGCGGGCACTGACCTTTCTGGGACGGTTCGGTGATATCGGCACCAACGTGTTCGCCCGGGTGCTGGAAATCGGCCTGATCACCCTGTGCAGCGGCGTAACCTTCAGCGCCACCACCGCGGCCATCCAGACGCTGTATCTCAGTGACGACCTGAATTTCCTCCTGACCCAGCCGCTGCCCACCTGGAGGGTATTTGCCCTGAAGGTCTTTGAAACATTCCTGAACACCGCCCTGGTGCCCGTCTTCCTGATCCTGCCTCTGATCTTCACCGTAGGAGCTTTTTTTCGGGCACCCGCCTGGGCATATGCGGTGATGGCCCTGGCTGCTTTCCTGACCTTTGCGGCCCCCGTGGGGCTGGGCGCTCTGCTGGCCGTGCTGCTTATGCGCGTGGCCCCGGTCGGCCGTGTGCGTGAGGTCAGCACCGCTCTGGGCGTCCTGATCAGTGCCGGGCTGGTGTACGCCATCCGCGCCCTGCGGCCGGAGCTGATCGTGCAGCAGGCCCAGGACCCAGAGCGTTTCGAGGCATTGTTGCGGTCCTTCGCCGGCCCCACCAGTCTGCTGCTTCCGCCGGCCTGGGCGGCCCAGGGCATCTGGCAGGCCGCGCACGGCACGCTGACGTGGACCCTGCTCCCTCTGCTGGCGCTGACGGCTGTGCTGCTTTTGGGCGCGACAATGCTGGCCACCCGCGCCTATCAGGAGGGCTGGGCACGTGCGCTGGACAGCAGTCGGCCCAGGCTGGACCCCACGCCCCGGCGTGCGGGCCGGCTGGAGAAGCTGTTCAACCGGCCCGGGGCGGGCGGAAGCTTGGCGTTCAAGGACCTGCGGGTGACGCTGCGCGACCCCACCCAGTGGAGCCAGCTGCTGGTGGTCGTGGCGCTGGCAGGCGTGTATCTGGTCAGCGTTCAGGCCGTGCCCATTCCGGTGCCCCAGTTCCGCGGAATCCTGGGTTACGTGCAACTGGCCTTCCAGGGATTCATCATCGCGGGGGTCGCCGTGCGCCTCGCCTTTCCAGCGGTCAGCACCGAAGCCCGGGCGTACTGGCTGCTGCGCACCGCCCCAGTCAGCCCCCGGCAGATCGTCCTGAGTAAGTTTCTGGGCGTACTGCCGGTCACGCTGGTGCTGGGTCTGGTCATGGGGCTGGTCAGCGCGCGTAGCATGGGCCTGGGGCCGACCCTGCTGCTGCTCAGCGCTCTGGTCAGTGTGAGCAATGCACTTGTTATTACTGCACTGGGCGTAGGCCTGGGCGCAGCGGCTCCCCGCTTCGAGGCCGACAACCCCGCCGAGATCGGAGTCAGCCCGGGCGGGCTGGCCTTTATGAGCCTCAGCCTGGCGTATTCCGTGCTGTGCCTGCTGCTGCTTGCCCGCCCAGCGGCCACCAGTGTCCTGCGCCCCGACCTGTATCCGGGCTACACCGCGCTGGGCAGTCCCGAAGGCGTGCTGGGACTGCTGGCCCTGCTGCTGGTGACGGTGGCAGGCACCTGGATCAGTCTGAGGTGGGGCTGGAAACGCCTGGACGCGCTGGAGTAG
- a CDS encoding YciI-like protein, translating to MHHLLFYRDLVPDYVSRRESLRGVHLAHARAAAERGELVLGGALADPADGAVLLFHGDSPAAAETFARTDPYVLNGLVGQWEVRRWHTVAGALAAHSP from the coding sequence GTGCACCACCTGCTGTTTTACCGGGACCTCGTGCCGGATTACGTGAGCCGCCGCGAATCCCTGCGCGGAGTGCATCTGGCCCACGCCCGGGCCGCCGCCGAACGCGGCGAGCTGGTGCTGGGCGGGGCCCTGGCTGACCCCGCAGACGGAGCCGTCCTGCTGTTCCACGGGGACAGTCCCGCTGCGGCAGAGACCTTCGCCCGCACGGACCCGTACGTCCTGAACGGTCTGGTCGGCCAGTGGGAGGTCCGGCGATGGCACACGGTCGCCGGCGCACTCGCCGCACATTCTCCCTGA
- a CDS encoding DUF1572 family protein, whose amino-acid sequence MTAVAELYLRDVRERMAEIRHLGDRALSQLGDGDWHRYLADGGNSAAVLVQHLSGNMHARWGGLRGGYRPDHEGEPASRDRDAEFEEGRLSPAELQACWDEGWAVFEGALEHLTPEDLTRTLTIRGEPHTVLSAIQRQVAHYSGHVYQLVLIVKTLRGDQWQTLSIPRGESVAYTAEVQAAQAAISDPHDQR is encoded by the coding sequence GTGACGGCTGTAGCCGAGCTCTATCTGAGGGATGTCCGTGAGCGGATGGCGGAAATCAGGCACCTGGGTGACCGCGCGCTGAGCCAGCTCGGCGACGGTGACTGGCACCGTTACCTGGCCGATGGGGGCAACTCGGCAGCGGTGCTGGTCCAGCATCTGTCCGGCAACATGCATGCCCGCTGGGGAGGCCTGCGCGGCGGGTACCGCCCGGACCATGAAGGTGAACCTGCCAGCCGGGACCGGGACGCGGAATTCGAGGAAGGCAGGCTGTCTCCGGCCGAACTTCAGGCCTGCTGGGACGAAGGCTGGGCCGTTTTTGAGGGGGCCCTGGAACACCTGACACCGGAGGACCTGACACGCACATTGACCATCCGCGGTGAACCGCATACCGTGCTTTCGGCCATTCAGCGGCAGGTGGCGCACTACAGCGGGCACGTCTACCAGCTGGTGCTGATCGTCAAGACCCTGCGCGGCGACCAGTGGCAGACGCTCAGCATCCCACGGGGCGAGTCTGTGGCCTATACCGCTGAGGTGCAGGCTGCTCAGGCCGCCATTTCTGACCCCCACGACCAGCGCTAG
- the aroA gene encoding 3-phosphoshikimate 1-carboxyvinyltransferase produces the protein MNEGALQDHLTLPEQFDVVVHPVRELRGAVRAQPSKNYTTRYLLAAALAEGETRVVGVATSEDAHAMLRCLRDWGAGIEHIGDDVVIRGFGAAPRAGVTLNPGNAGAVARFLMGVAALTRDTTLVTDHPDSLGRRPQGDLLEALERLGARVGSNEGRLPVTISGPVRGGVAEVSAERSSQYTSALMFLAPLLPGGLDLRLTGQIKSHAPLRQTLDTLAAFGIRAAATDDLSRVQIPGGQRYRPGRVMVPGDYPGTAALLAAAALLPGEVRLSNLRENDLQGEREAVDVLREMGADIHRDGDALVVRGGQTLRAVNRDGDGFTDAVQALTAAAALAEGTTTWRNVYTLRLKECDRISDTRRELERLGLQASETEDSLSVTGTNRIAGGVTADGHGDHRMIMLLTLLGLRAEAPVRITGAHHIRKSYPQFFMHLQALGAGFDFLERES, from the coding sequence ATGAACGAGGGCGCCCTGCAGGATCACCTGACCCTTCCGGAGCAGTTTGACGTGGTGGTGCACCCCGTGCGCGAACTGCGCGGAGCAGTGCGGGCCCAGCCCAGCAAGAACTACACCACGCGTTACCTGCTGGCCGCAGCTCTTGCCGAAGGAGAGACCCGGGTGGTGGGGGTAGCCACCAGTGAGGACGCGCACGCCATGCTGCGCTGCCTGCGTGACTGGGGAGCTGGCATCGAGCACATTGGTGACGATGTGGTAATCCGTGGCTTCGGGGCAGCGCCCCGCGCGGGCGTGACCCTCAATCCAGGAAACGCGGGCGCTGTGGCACGCTTCCTGATGGGAGTCGCGGCCCTGACCCGTGACACCACCTTGGTGACGGATCATCCTGACTCGCTGGGACGCCGGCCTCAGGGGGATCTGCTGGAGGCCCTGGAACGCCTGGGGGCCCGGGTGGGCAGCAACGAAGGCCGCCTGCCGGTGACCATTTCCGGCCCGGTGCGCGGCGGCGTGGCCGAGGTCAGCGCCGAGCGCAGCAGCCAGTACACCAGCGCCCTGATGTTCCTGGCGCCCTTGCTGCCTGGCGGCCTGGACCTGCGCCTGACCGGACAGATCAAAAGTCATGCGCCTCTACGCCAGACGCTGGATACCCTGGCGGCCTTCGGTATACGTGCCGCCGCCACCGACGACCTGAGCCGAGTGCAGATACCTGGTGGGCAGCGCTACCGGCCGGGCCGGGTGATGGTGCCGGGCGACTACCCCGGTACGGCCGCGCTGCTGGCCGCCGCGGCACTCCTTCCTGGCGAGGTCCGGCTGTCCAACCTGCGCGAGAACGACCTGCAGGGAGAACGGGAAGCCGTGGATGTTCTGCGCGAGATGGGTGCGGACATTCACCGCGACGGCGACGCGCTGGTCGTCCGGGGAGGCCAGACCCTGCGGGCCGTGAACCGCGACGGCGACGGTTTTACCGACGCCGTCCAGGCCCTGACGGCGGCGGCAGCGCTGGCTGAAGGAACCACCACCTGGCGTAACGTGTACACCCTGCGCCTCAAGGAATGCGACCGCATTTCAGACACCCGCCGGGAGCTCGAACGCCTGGGCCTCCAGGCCTCCGAGACTGAAGACAGCCTCAGCGTGACGGGCACAAACCGGATTGCCGGCGGAGTCACGGCCGACGGGCACGGCGACCACCGCATGATCATGCTACTGACCCTGCTGGGGTTGCGTGCCGAAGCGCCTGTCCGGATTACCGGCGCGCATCACATCCGCAAGAGCTACCCGCAGTTCTTCATGCATCTTCAGGCGCTGGGCGCCGGGTTTGACTTCCTGGAGCGGGAGTCGTGA